In Megalopta genalis isolate 19385.01 chromosome 17, iyMegGena1_principal, whole genome shotgun sequence, a single genomic region encodes these proteins:
- the LOC117227972 gene encoding cyclin-dependent kinase 2 has product MDDFVKIEKIGEGTYGVVYKAKDKLTGKLVALKKIRLETESEGVPSTAIREISLLRKLTHPNIVRLFDVVDGDKHLYLVFEFLQQDLKKLLDSVKGGLDQALVKSYLFQLLNGISFCHLHCILHRDLKPQNLLIDREGYIKLADFGLARTFGVPVRTYTHEIITLWYRAPEILLGTKLYSNAVDVWSLGCIFAEMATRRALFPGDSEIDQLFRIFRTLGTPDESIWPGVSQLPDYTSMFPRWEPKCLDEVVPSFEPDAKDLLLKLLIYDPNQRITAKKGLNHPYFTGVTLVPPPLPKKN; this is encoded by the exons ATGGACGACTTCGTTAAAATCGAAAAAATAGGGGAAGGGACCTATGGGGTGGTTTATAAAGCGAAAGATAAGTTGACTGGGAAGCTGGTGGCACTTAAGAAAATTCGTCTCGAGAC GGAAAGTGAAGGTGTTCCATCCACTGCTATTCGAGAAATATCATTATTAAGGAAACTTACTCATCCAAATATTGTAAGGTTGTTTGATGTGGTAGATGGTGACAAACACCTTTATCTTGTTTTTGAATTCTTACAACAAGACTTAAAAAAATTACTAGACTCTGTTAAAGGTGGATTAGATCAGGCTCTTGTAAAG AGTTATCTGTTTCAATTATTGAATGGAATTTCCTTCTGCCATCTTCATTGCATCTTACACAGAGATCTAAAACCACAGAATCTGTTAATAGACCGGGAAGGTTATATAAAATTGGCAGATTTTGGATTAGCAAGGACTTTTGGTGTTCCTGTTCGAACATATACACATGAAATAATAACTCTTTGGTACAGAGCACCAGAGATACTTTTAGGAACCAAACTGTATTCCAATGCCGTGGATGTTTGGAGCCTTGGCTGTATATTTGCAGAAATG GCAACCAGGAGAGCATTGTTTCCAGGGGACTCAGAAATAGATCAGCTTTTCAGAATATTTCGTACATTAGGTACACCCGATGAAAGTATTTGGCCTGGAGTCTCACAGCTACCTGATTATACGTCAATGTTTCCAAGGTGGGAACCAAAATGTTTAGATGAAGTTGTACCTTCTTTTGAACCTGATGCCAAAGATTTGCTTTTG AAACTCTTGATTTATGATCCAAATCAGAGGATAACAGCAAAAAAAGGATTAAATCATCCTTACTTTACTGGAGTTACATTAGTTCCACCACCACTGCCAAAGAAAAATTAA
- the Tsp97E gene encoding tetraspanin 97E isoform X1 has protein sequence MCGGFTCSKNALTALNILYIVVAFILIGVAVYGRASALVTNLPIIGGILACGVILILISILGLIGAIKHHQVLLFFYMFILFLLFLIQFSIACACLAVNTKQQEQLAEQGWKRVGDDLKAKVQTTFNCCSFNSTSIELENDGPLSCKVVNKICCPTGNYNCMCPSCMLILQSTIDYAFKLCGSIGLFFSFTEVIAAFFARRYRNQLNPHRKDSIFPAL, from the exons ATGTGTGGCGGTTTCACTTGTTCCAAAAATGCTTTGACAGCACTAAACATCCTTTATATC GTGGTTGCATTTATTCTCATCGGCGTAGCTGTTTATGGAAGAGCATCTGCATTAGTTACAAATCTCCCTATAATAGGAGGTATTTTAGCATGTGGGGTGATTTTAATACTTATTTCAATACTCGGACTCATTGGTGCTATTAAACACCATCAAGTTTTATTATTCTTT TACATGTTCATTCTATTCCTGTTGTTCTTAATTCAATTCAGTATTGCTTGTGCTTGTCTTGCTGTTAATACCAAGCAACAAGAACAGTTAGCAGAGCag GGCTGGAAACGTGTTGGAGATGATTTGAAAGCGAAAGTTCAGACAACTTTTAATTGTTGCAGCTTTAATAGCACTAGCATAGAGTTAGAAAATGATGGTCCACTGTCTTGCAAAGTAGTCAAT AAAATCTGTTGTCCTACCGGCAATTATAACTGTATGTGTCCATCATGTATGCTAATATTACAATCTACAATTGATTATGCATTTAAATTATGTGGCAGTATAGGATTGTTCTTTAGCTTTACTGAG gTGATTGCAGCTTTCTTTGCAAGACGTTACAGAAACCAATTAAATCCACATCGGAAGGATTCAATCTTTCCAGCattataa
- the Tsp97E gene encoding tetraspanin 97E isoform X2 codes for MCGGFTCSKNALTALNILYIVVAFILIGVAVYGRASALVTNLPIIGGILACGVILILISILGLIGAIKHHQVLLFFYMFILFLLFLIQFSIACACLAVNTKQQEQLAEQGWKRVGDDLKAKVQTTFNCCSFNSTSIELENDGPLSCKVVNKICCPTGNYNCMCPSCMLILQSTIDYAFKLCGSIGLFFSFTEFIGVWLTVRYRNQKDPRANPSAFL; via the exons ATGTGTGGCGGTTTCACTTGTTCCAAAAATGCTTTGACAGCACTAAACATCCTTTATATC GTGGTTGCATTTATTCTCATCGGCGTAGCTGTTTATGGAAGAGCATCTGCATTAGTTACAAATCTCCCTATAATAGGAGGTATTTTAGCATGTGGGGTGATTTTAATACTTATTTCAATACTCGGACTCATTGGTGCTATTAAACACCATCAAGTTTTATTATTCTTT TACATGTTCATTCTATTCCTGTTGTTCTTAATTCAATTCAGTATTGCTTGTGCTTGTCTTGCTGTTAATACCAAGCAACAAGAACAGTTAGCAGAGCag GGCTGGAAACGTGTTGGAGATGATTTGAAAGCGAAAGTTCAGACAACTTTTAATTGTTGCAGCTTTAATAGCACTAGCATAGAGTTAGAAAATGATGGTCCACTGTCTTGCAAAGTAGTCAAT AAAATCTGTTGTCCTACCGGCAATTATAACTGTATGTGTCCATCATGTATGCTAATATTACAATCTACAATTGATTATGCATTTAAATTATGTGGCAGTATAGGATTGTTCTTTAGCTTTACTGAG TTTATTGGTGTATGGTTGACCGTGCGATACAGGAACCAGAAAGATCCACGAGCTAATCCTAGTGCTTTTCTCTAG
- the LOC117227971 gene encoding facilitated trehalose transporter Tret1 yields MDESRIKWWPQYLAAITATLSMATSGAHIGWTSPTLPQLKSPDSHILLTSDDASWIASFVLLGSIPGNVFAAFIVDWLGRKICLLIAGVPLTVGWILILVASSPYVLYISRFISGFGLGVAYVVCPMYIGEIADKEIRGSLGSFIKLMVTFGELYAHAIGPFVPYNCLTYSCAVIPIIFFLTFTWMPESPYFLLMKNREDQAMKSLKSLKRYATEEQLEEDMEQIQKTVIRDLTDKGHFWDLFNTPGNRKAVMISFGLQLVLQFSGIAAVESYTQEILEEADTELSAGIAVIILSMLQLIAGVAAAALVDKLGRRPLLLITTLLGGLSLAVAGAFYFLKFQMYINMSNFGWILHASVIFYELIIALGLNPLSYMMLGELFPTNVKGAAVSLANVWASLWAFFVSKMYQVISDSCGVYTSFGWFAVSCFLGIVFIFFVVPETKGKSLLEIQEDLNCKKGKQRKGHMKKKEIQVCTLA; encoded by the exons atgGACGAATCGCGCATTAAGTGGTGGCCGCAATATTTAGCAGCGATTACAG CCACCTTATCCATGGCAACATCTGGAGCTCACATAGGCTGGACATCACCGACATTACCGCAACTGAAATCTCCGGATTCTCATATTTTATTGACTTCGGACGATGCATCGTGGATCGCCTCGTTCGTCCTCCTCGGTTCGATACCGGGCAACGTGTTCGCAGCTTTCATAGTAGATTGGCTCGGTCGAAAGATCTGCCTGCTAATAGCTGGAGTACCTCTCACAGTCGGCTGGATCCTAATCCTGGTAGCCTCGAGCCCGTACGTCTTATATATCTCGAGATTCATCAGCGGATTCGGCCTCGGCGTGGCGTACGTCGTGTGTCCTATGTACATCGGTGAGATCGCCGACAAGGAGATCCGGGGGTCCTTGGGGTCTTTCATTAAACTAATGGTGACCTTCGGCGAGTTGTACGCCCATGCGATTGGACCTTTTGTCCCCTACAACTGCTTGACTTACAGTTGCGCTGTAATTCCTATAATCTTCTTCCTGACGTTCACCTGGATGCCCGAGTCTCCGTACTTCTTGCTGATGAAGAACCGCGAGGACCAGGCTATGAAGAGTCTGAAGTCGCTCAAACGGTACGCAACGGAAGAGCAATTGGAAGAGGATATGGAGCAAATACAGAAGACCGTGATCCGCGATCTCACCGATAAAGGACACTTCTGGGACCTATTCAACACACCTGGCAATAGGAAAGCTGTGATGATCAGCTTTGGTCTCCAGCTGGTGCTCCAATTCAGCGGCATAGCTGCTGTAGAGTCGTATACTCAGGAAATTCTCGAGGAGGCCGACACGGAATTGTCCGCTGGGATAGCAGTGATCATTTTAAGTATGTTGCAACTGATCGCTGGCGTTGCAGCCGCAGCTTTGGTAGATAAATTAGGTAGGAGACCGCTGCTTCTGATCACGACTCTACTAGGTGGATTGTCTTTAGCCGTGGCCGGTGCATTCTACTTCCTCAAGTTCCAGATGTACATCAATATGTCTAACTTTGGCTGGATTCTTCATGCCTCTGTAATATTCTACGAACTCATTATAGCGTTAGGCTTAAATCCATTGTCCTACATGATGCTCGGTGAGCTGTTCCCTACAAACGTCAAAGGGGCAGCTGTGTCCTTAGCTAATGTCTGGGCTTCCCTGTGGGCATTTTTCGTCTCGAAAATGTATCAGGTGATTTCCGATTCGTGTGGAGTCTATACATCCTTCGGTTGGTTTGCTGTTAGTTGTTTCCTTGGTATCGTTTTTATCTTCTTCGTGGTACCGGAAACCAAAGGAAAATCGTTGCTAGAAATACAAGAGGATCTAAACTGTAAGAAGGGAAAACAACGGAAAGGGCatatgaaaaagaaagaaattcagGTATGTACTCTTGCTTAA